In Longimicrobium sp., a genomic segment contains:
- a CDS encoding phosphoenolpyruvate carboxylase: TLPATPSEETRMVMDTFRAVADLKRTYPPEAIQAFVISGATEVEDVLTVVRLAEICGVRVAAEGDDPGLMPVPLFESIEDLRACPGICRELWARDDYGRLLESWDRRQEVMLGYSDSNKDGGMLTSTWEIYKAHRALHEVARETGVTLRLFHGRGGTVGRGGGPTHRAITSQPPGAFTGHLRLTEQGEVLNWKYSDTVLAERNLELMVAAALDALANPSHPDAARAEVWDAAMEAMSADAYAFYRERIAENPDILAYFEQGTPVAELEHARIGSRPSKRGKSSGLGDLRAIPWVFGWMQSRHVLPAWFGVGHALERFAARGADEAALLGEMTDTFPLFNDLVRNVEVGLAKADLSIARRYAGLVEDEGLRERVFGMVEEELVRTRDVVLRITGQTRLLEENPVLARSIRLRNPYVDPMSLVQVDLLRRKRAGEESDALNYALAATINGISAGLRNTG, from the coding sequence ACGCTCCCGGCGACGCCGAGCGAGGAGACGCGGATGGTGATGGATACGTTCCGCGCGGTGGCTGATCTGAAGCGGACGTATCCCCCCGAGGCGATCCAGGCGTTCGTGATCAGCGGCGCCACGGAGGTGGAGGACGTGCTCACCGTCGTCCGCCTGGCGGAGATCTGCGGGGTGCGGGTGGCGGCGGAGGGGGACGATCCGGGATTGATGCCGGTGCCTCTCTTCGAGTCGATCGAAGACCTGCGCGCCTGCCCCGGCATCTGCCGCGAGCTGTGGGCGCGCGACGACTACGGGCGGCTGCTGGAAAGCTGGGACAGGAGGCAGGAGGTGATGCTGGGGTATTCCGACAGCAACAAGGACGGCGGAATGCTCACCAGCACCTGGGAGATCTACAAGGCGCACCGCGCTTTACATGAAGTCGCGCGGGAGACGGGGGTCACGCTGCGGCTCTTCCACGGGCGCGGAGGGACGGTGGGGCGCGGCGGCGGGCCGACGCACCGGGCCATCACCAGCCAGCCGCCCGGCGCGTTCACCGGCCACCTGCGCCTGACCGAGCAGGGCGAGGTGCTGAACTGGAAGTACAGCGACACCGTGCTGGCCGAGCGCAACCTGGAGCTGATGGTGGCCGCCGCTCTCGACGCGCTGGCCAACCCCTCGCATCCCGACGCTGCGCGCGCGGAGGTGTGGGACGCCGCGATGGAGGCGATGTCGGCGGACGCGTATGCCTTCTACCGCGAGCGCATCGCGGAGAACCCCGACATCCTCGCCTACTTCGAGCAGGGGACGCCGGTGGCCGAGCTGGAGCACGCGCGCATCGGCTCGCGGCCGTCGAAACGGGGGAAGAGCAGCGGCCTGGGCGACCTGCGCGCGATCCCCTGGGTGTTCGGGTGGATGCAGAGCCGGCACGTGCTGCCGGCGTGGTTCGGCGTGGGCCACGCGCTGGAGCGCTTCGCCGCCCGCGGCGCGGACGAGGCGGCGCTGCTGGGGGAGATGACGGACACCTTCCCGCTCTTCAACGACCTGGTCCGCAACGTGGAGGTGGGGCTGGCCAAGGCGGACCTCTCCATCGCGCGGCGCTACGCCGGGCTGGTGGAGGACGAGGGCCTGCGCGAGCGGGTGTTCGGGATGGTGGAGGAGGAGCTCGTGCGCACCCGCGACGTCGTTCTGCGGATCACCGGGCAGACGCGGCTGCTGGAGGAGAACCCGGTGCTCGCGCGCTCCATCCGCCTGCGCAACCCGTACGTCGACCCCATGAGCCTGGTCCAGGTCGACCTCCTCCGCCGCAAGCGCGCCGGCGAGGAAAGCGACGCGCTGAACTACGCCCTGGCGGCCACGATCAACGGCATCTCCGCGGGGCTGCGCAACACGGGGTGA
- a CDS encoding GNAT family N-acetyltransferase — MEFHYADESDAAFLADINRQLIEDEWDGGGMSLAGLEKRMRRWLSEDEYKAILFQERGTTVAYCMLSVDEDSAYIRHFFVLHEHRSGGVGRRAVELLFREIIPPDVRVTLDVLASNRAGHRFWRSVGFTDYSVRMERDPAAKTSSAEPPPAGPPPAA, encoded by the coding sequence ATGGAATTTCACTACGCGGATGAATCGGATGCGGCGTTCCTGGCCGACATCAACCGGCAGCTGATCGAAGACGAGTGGGACGGCGGCGGGATGTCGCTGGCGGGGCTGGAGAAGCGGATGCGGCGCTGGCTGTCGGAAGACGAGTACAAGGCGATCCTCTTCCAGGAGCGGGGGACGACGGTCGCCTACTGCATGCTGAGCGTGGATGAGGACTCGGCGTACATCCGCCACTTCTTCGTGCTGCACGAGCACCGCAGCGGCGGCGTGGGCCGGCGCGCGGTGGAACTGCTGTTCCGCGAGATCATTCCGCCGGACGTGCGCGTCACGCTGGACGTGCTGGCCAGCAACCGCGCCGGCCACCGCTTCTGGCGCTCCGTCGGCTTCACCGACTACTCCGTCCGGATGGAGCGCGATCCCGCGGCGAAGACATCATCGGCGGAGCCTCCCCCCGCGGGCCCTCCCCCCGCGGCTTAG
- the cphA gene encoding cyanophycin synthetase has protein sequence MSDAKPEIRLRGVRALRGPSLWATHPVAACEVELAPSLAARPPAAIPDLARQLAAAFPTLSAQTDSGDAAPPTAWASLVGRVAAALQTLAGMETGFVRVFPGLHGDAPQVAVGYTEDEAGVESLYEAEALLNRCLAGQPADAERAVAVLREIHCRVHPGPTASAILVAARRRGIPVRRFPGERAVQLGLGRNLRRLDGSMTDFTSVLATDLTSDKHRTKHVLSTRFGIPVPQGEVATSVEAAMKTAERLGFPVLVKPLDANDGRGISGRIDSAEALERAWEDAATLHEQVVVERFVAGRDHRVLVVNGRVAAVTERIPARVVGDGERTIRALAEETNLDPRREPMNPDRTLVPIPLDEITAEFLARTGRSLGTVPAAGETVFLRATANISTGGTSVDRTDEIHPRNAALCVLAAGAVGLDIAGIDVLTADISIPFDENGAAIIEVNASPGIRMHTDPDEGTPRDVAGAIVDWIYPPGSTGEIPVIGITGTNGKTTTTRLIAHLFRRTGACVGLATTDGIYLQETLLMEGDFTGPFAAGVILSHPQVDVAVLETARGGILRSGLGYDACDVGIVLNVTADHLGLRGIHTVEQLAEVKAVVPAIVKPGGFAVLNAEDPLVLPMRERTPGTVVLTSIAGEGSPAVAGHLSRGGIAVVVEDGGDGEWIVVHRGRRDGERIPIIAVADVPLAMGGAARFQLGNLLAAVAAAHVQGIPAEAIAEGLRTFIPSAASTPGRMNVMRTERGTVIVDYAHNPAAIRGLMEFVARMPGGRRIGVVTMPGDRRDEDLRELGELVAVLDYVVVKEAEQYRRGRPPGEVSRLIGEGLERGGLGADRRETVEFEDAALVRAMDLMEPGDLVVILADDVPAVLAQLAPLVSSNGAPPTGG, from the coding sequence TTGAGCGACGCGAAACCGGAGATCCGCCTGCGCGGCGTTCGCGCGCTGCGCGGGCCCAGCCTGTGGGCCACGCACCCCGTTGCCGCGTGCGAGGTCGAGCTCGCGCCGTCCCTCGCCGCGCGGCCGCCCGCCGCGATCCCCGACCTCGCCCGGCAGCTCGCCGCCGCCTTCCCGACGCTGTCCGCGCAAACCGATTCGGGAGATGCGGCGCCGCCCACCGCCTGGGCCTCGCTCGTGGGCCGGGTCGCGGCGGCGCTGCAGACGCTCGCGGGGATGGAGACGGGCTTCGTGCGCGTCTTCCCCGGCCTGCACGGCGACGCGCCGCAGGTGGCCGTCGGCTACACCGAGGATGAGGCCGGCGTCGAGAGCCTGTACGAGGCCGAAGCGCTGCTGAACCGCTGCCTCGCCGGCCAGCCCGCCGACGCGGAGCGCGCCGTGGCCGTGCTGCGCGAGATCCACTGCCGCGTGCACCCGGGGCCCACCGCGTCGGCGATCCTCGTGGCGGCGCGGCGGCGGGGGATCCCGGTGCGGCGCTTTCCCGGCGAGCGCGCGGTGCAGCTGGGCCTGGGCCGCAACCTGCGCCGGCTGGACGGCTCGATGACCGACTTCACCAGCGTCCTGGCCACCGACCTCACCTCCGACAAGCACCGCACCAAGCACGTCCTCTCCACCCGCTTCGGAATCCCCGTCCCCCAGGGCGAGGTGGCGACGAGTGTCGAGGCGGCAATGAAGACGGCGGAGCGGCTGGGCTTTCCCGTGCTGGTGAAGCCGCTGGACGCCAACGACGGCCGTGGCATCTCCGGCCGCATCGACTCGGCGGAGGCGCTGGAGCGCGCGTGGGAGGACGCGGCCACGCTGCACGAGCAGGTGGTGGTCGAGCGCTTCGTTGCCGGGCGCGACCACCGCGTGCTGGTGGTGAACGGGCGCGTCGCCGCCGTCACCGAGCGCATCCCCGCGCGGGTGGTGGGCGATGGGGAGAGGACGATCCGCGCGCTGGCGGAGGAGACGAACCTCGATCCCCGCCGCGAGCCGATGAACCCCGATCGCACCCTCGTCCCCATCCCCCTGGACGAGATCACGGCGGAGTTCCTGGCGCGCACCGGCCGGTCGCTCGGCACCGTTCCCGCCGCGGGGGAGACGGTGTTTCTGCGCGCCACGGCCAACATCTCCACCGGCGGCACCTCGGTGGACCGCACGGACGAGATCCATCCCCGCAACGCGGCGCTCTGCGTGCTGGCGGCCGGCGCCGTGGGGCTGGACATCGCGGGGATCGACGTGCTCACCGCCGACATCTCCATCCCCTTCGACGAGAACGGCGCGGCGATCATCGAGGTCAACGCATCCCCCGGCATCCGGATGCACACCGACCCGGACGAGGGCACGCCGCGCGACGTGGCCGGCGCGATCGTGGACTGGATCTACCCGCCCGGGAGCACGGGCGAGATCCCCGTCATCGGCATCACGGGAACGAACGGGAAGACGACCACCACGCGCCTGATCGCGCACCTCTTCCGGCGGACGGGCGCGTGCGTGGGGCTGGCCACGACGGACGGCATCTACCTGCAGGAAACGCTGCTGATGGAGGGCGATTTCACCGGCCCGTTCGCCGCCGGCGTCATCCTCTCGCACCCGCAGGTGGACGTGGCGGTGCTGGAGACGGCGCGCGGCGGCATCCTGCGCTCCGGCCTGGGCTACGACGCCTGCGACGTCGGCATCGTGCTGAACGTGACCGCCGACCACCTGGGGCTGCGCGGCATCCACACCGTGGAGCAGCTGGCGGAGGTGAAGGCGGTGGTCCCCGCGATCGTGAAGCCCGGCGGCTTCGCGGTGCTGAACGCGGAAGACCCGCTGGTGCTGCCGATGCGCGAGCGGACGCCGGGAACGGTCGTCCTCACCTCGATCGCCGGCGAGGGCTCGCCCGCCGTGGCCGGGCACCTGTCGCGCGGCGGCATCGCCGTGGTGGTGGAGGACGGGGGCGATGGCGAGTGGATCGTGGTCCACCGCGGCCGCCGCGACGGCGAGCGCATCCCCATCATCGCCGTGGCCGACGTGCCGCTGGCGATGGGCGGCGCCGCGCGCTTCCAGCTGGGCAACCTGCTGGCCGCCGTGGCCGCCGCGCACGTGCAGGGCATCCCCGCCGAGGCGATCGCGGAGGGGCTGCGCACCTTCATCCCCTCGGCCGCGTCCACGCCGGGGCGGATGAACGTGATGCGGACGGAGCGGGGGACGGTGATCGTCGATTACGCGCACAACCCGGCGGCGATCCGCGGGTTGATGGAGTTCGTGGCGCGGATGCCCGGCGGGCGGCGCATCGGTGTGGTGACCATGCCGGGCGACCGCCGCGACGAGGACCTGCGGGAGCTGGGGGAGCTGGTGGCCGTGCTGGACTACGTGGTGGTGAAGGAGGCCGAGCAGTACCGCCGCGGCCGCCCGCCGGGCGAGGTGTCGCGCCTGATCGGCGAGGGGCTGGAGCGCGGCGGCCTGGGCGCCGACCGCCGCGAGACGGTGGAGTTCGAGGACGCCGCCCTGGTCCGCGCGATGGACCTGATGGAGCCCGGCGACCTGGTGGTGATCCTGGCCGACGACGTTCCCGCGGTGCTGGCGCAGCTCGCGCCACTGGTGAGCAGCAACGGCGCGCCCCCCACCGGCGGCTGA
- a CDS encoding carboxymuconolactone decarboxylase family protein gives MQARLDAMKAAPGAYRALAQLQRYVDGTSLDHGLMELVKMRASQINGCAYCIDMHGKDAIALGEDPLRLLALNAWRETPFFSDRERAALAWTEAVTLVSEGHVPDDVFEEARAHFSEEELVNLNMAVVAINAWNRVAIPFRSVPGEYQSPHARKEEHAAVPA, from the coding sequence ATGCAGGCTCGACTCGACGCCATGAAGGCGGCACCGGGCGCCTACCGCGCGCTGGCGCAGCTGCAGCGCTACGTGGACGGCACGTCGCTCGACCACGGCCTGATGGAGCTGGTGAAGATGCGCGCGTCGCAGATCAACGGCTGCGCGTACTGCATCGACATGCACGGCAAGGACGCGATTGCCCTGGGGGAGGACCCGCTGCGGCTGCTGGCGCTGAACGCCTGGCGCGAGACGCCGTTCTTCTCCGATCGCGAGCGCGCGGCGCTGGCCTGGACCGAGGCGGTCACGCTGGTGAGCGAGGGCCACGTTCCCGACGACGTGTTCGAGGAGGCGCGAGCGCATTTCAGCGAGGAGGAGCTGGTGAACCTGAATATGGCGGTGGTTGCGATCAACGCGTGGAACCGCGTGGCCATCCCGTTCCGCTCCGTTCCCGGCGAGTACCAGTCGCCGCACGCGCGCAAGGAAGAGCACGCCGCCGTTCCCGCGTGA
- a CDS encoding ferritin-like domain-containing protein — MAKTERSGHTTTDHDFIRQWVEERGGWPARVAGTESGNDDAGLIRVDFPGYSGAGSLERIEWEEWFQKFDESDLAFLHRDMSHGGGDLDRFNKLVRRTGDEDGEGSGGRGRSGGSSSRKSGGSSSRKSSGSSSTRKSASSKSSSKSGGTTARETSSRSGTSSSKSGGSKSSGSSRSGGSSKSSGSSRSSSSSRGGSSGAGNGRATKSSSTRSSGGSSSRASGAAETRGGGEPTEMRELLKHELGDLLFAEKAFLKATKTLAKEAQDPEVKARIEEHVNETQGQIERLNDAFRAIGEKPKAEKCDAALGLIEEHDSFKSEEKPSKMLLSAFDLGSGLRVEHYEIAAYRTAIAVANALGERECAGILKENLQEELAMASFLEKTAGGVLKRMAAGGMA; from the coding sequence ATGGCGAAGACTGAGCGCAGCGGCCACACGACCACGGACCACGACTTCATCCGCCAGTGGGTGGAGGAGCGCGGCGGCTGGCCGGCCCGCGTGGCGGGCACCGAGAGCGGCAACGACGACGCGGGCCTCATCCGCGTCGACTTCCCCGGCTACTCCGGGGCGGGCAGCCTGGAGCGGATCGAGTGGGAGGAGTGGTTCCAGAAGTTCGACGAGAGCGATCTGGCCTTCCTGCACCGCGACATGAGCCACGGCGGCGGCGACCTGGACCGCTTCAACAAGCTCGTGCGCCGCACGGGCGACGAGGACGGCGAGGGAAGCGGCGGCCGCGGGCGCTCCGGCGGCTCATCGTCGCGGAAGAGCGGCGGCAGCTCGTCGCGGAAGAGCAGCGGGAGCAGCAGCACCCGCAAGAGCGCGTCGTCGAAGAGCTCGTCGAAGAGCGGCGGCACCACCGCGCGGGAGACGTCCAGCCGCTCGGGCACCTCGTCGTCGAAGAGCGGCGGGTCCAAGAGCAGCGGTTCGTCCAGGAGCGGCGGCTCATCCAAGAGCAGCGGTTCGTCCAGGAGCAGCAGCTCGTCGCGCGGCGGGAGCAGCGGCGCAGGCAACGGGCGTGCGACGAAGAGCTCGTCGACCCGCTCCAGCGGCGGCTCGTCCTCGCGTGCCAGTGGGGCAGCGGAGACGCGCGGCGGCGGGGAGCCGACGGAGATGCGGGAGTTGCTGAAGCACGAGCTGGGCGACCTGCTCTTCGCCGAGAAGGCCTTCCTGAAGGCGACCAAGACGCTGGCGAAGGAGGCGCAGGACCCGGAGGTGAAGGCCCGCATCGAGGAGCACGTGAACGAGACGCAGGGCCAGATCGAGCGGCTGAACGACGCCTTCCGCGCCATCGGCGAGAAGCCGAAGGCGGAGAAGTGCGACGCCGCGCTGGGCCTGATCGAGGAGCACGACTCGTTCAAGAGCGAGGAGAAGCCCTCGAAGATGCTCCTTTCCGCCTTCGACCTGGGCTCCGGGCTGCGGGTGGAGCACTACGAGATCGCGGCGTACCGCACCGCCATCGCCGTGGCCAACGCGCTGGGCGAGCGGGAGTGCGCCGGAATCCTGAAGGAGAACCTGCAGGAGGAGCTGGCGATGGCCTCCTTCCTGGAGAAGACCGCGGGTGGCGTGCTGAAGCGCATGGCCGCGGGCGGAATGGCCTGA